One Halovivax ruber XH-70 genomic region harbors:
- a CDS encoding beta-propeller fold lactonase family protein, translated as MADASATTDQLLVLNKDDDTVSFLDVETGATTAVVETDFNPHEVAISPDGSRAYVTCSLGDSLLAIDTDERAVVDRFEHDLFDFPHGLAVRESAGELWLVSTYSSQLFVFDVETMALLETFPTYQDKSHMVTLSPDETTAYVANIGSDNVTVVDCDDRRVVADPPVGESPEGIGVDPDTGELLVANQDDGMLSVLDPETFEETSRALLGETPIRVMLSPDGRYALVPNRESDSVSVVDTDHVRDGDRRPWEIARLPVGIWPGGTVFAPDGERAFVANNKTNDVSVVDIDTFAEVERYDAGIHPDGIAYLER; from the coding sequence ATGGCCGATGCGTCTGCGACGACCGACCAGTTGCTCGTCCTCAACAAGGACGACGATACGGTATCGTTCCTCGACGTCGAGACCGGCGCGACGACGGCCGTCGTCGAGACGGACTTCAACCCACACGAGGTCGCCATTTCGCCCGACGGGTCTCGCGCGTACGTGACGTGTTCGCTCGGCGACTCCCTTCTCGCCATCGACACCGACGAACGGGCCGTCGTCGATCGGTTCGAACACGACCTGTTCGACTTTCCGCACGGCCTGGCCGTGCGGGAGTCGGCCGGCGAACTCTGGTTAGTGTCGACGTACAGCAGCCAGCTGTTCGTCTTCGACGTCGAGACGATGGCGCTTCTGGAGACGTTTCCGACCTATCAGGACAAGTCCCACATGGTCACACTGTCACCCGACGAAACGACAGCGTACGTGGCCAATATCGGGAGCGACAACGTGACTGTCGTCGATTGCGACGACCGTCGGGTCGTCGCGGATCCGCCGGTCGGCGAGAGCCCGGAAGGGATCGGCGTCGACCCGGACACGGGCGAACTCCTCGTTGCCAACCAGGACGACGGCATGCTCTCGGTCCTGGACCCCGAGACCTTCGAAGAGACGAGTCGGGCGCTCCTCGGCGAGACGCCGATCCGGGTGATGCTCTCGCCGGACGGCCGGTACGCGCTCGTGCCGAACCGGGAGTCGGATAGCGTCTCCGTCGTCGATACCGACCACGTTCGCGATGGTGACCGGCGCCCCTGGGAGATCGCCCGGCTCCCGGTCGGCATCTGGCCCGGTGGCACCGTCTTCGCCCCCGACGGCGAACGTGCCTTCGTTGCGAACAACAAGACGAACGACGTCTCCGTGGTCGACATCGACACCTTCGCGGAAGTCGAGCGATACGATGCAGGGATCCACCCGGACGGCATCGCATATCTGGAACGGTAA
- a CDS encoding YihY/virulence factor BrkB family protein produces MNAAALSRTALDVYRIATDREVTVLAAAFAYYAFVSIVPTVVLALVVSSIVGGEAIAAVLVEGAGDAMPAVGVALIEEALTAESGRAQATIIALVVAVWGALKVFRGLSMSFDRIYGTDAEKSFTGHLVDGLVALVAVAGGLAAMIGVGLFLGFAAAYVPFGNLLGLVGLLASLTLVFLPIYYVMPPVDVSIREVLPGVLFAAVGWTALQIGFQFYASRAGQYEAYGAVGGILLLLTWLYLAGIVILFGAVVNVVWAESVAVTEEGAAERVA; encoded by the coding sequence GTGAATGCGGCCGCGCTCTCTCGGACGGCACTCGACGTCTATCGCATCGCGACCGACCGCGAGGTCACGGTGCTCGCGGCGGCGTTCGCCTACTACGCGTTCGTCTCGATCGTGCCGACGGTCGTCCTGGCACTCGTCGTGAGTTCGATCGTCGGGGGCGAAGCCATCGCCGCCGTACTCGTCGAAGGGGCTGGCGACGCGATGCCGGCCGTCGGTGTGGCACTCATCGAGGAGGCACTGACCGCGGAGTCGGGGCGGGCACAGGCCACGATCATCGCGCTCGTCGTGGCCGTCTGGGGAGCACTCAAGGTCTTCCGGGGACTCTCGATGTCGTTCGACCGAATCTACGGAACCGACGCCGAGAAGTCCTTCACCGGCCACCTCGTGGACGGGCTCGTCGCGCTGGTCGCCGTGGCCGGCGGGCTCGCGGCGATGATCGGTGTCGGCCTCTTCCTCGGCTTCGCTGCGGCGTACGTCCCCTTCGGGAATCTCCTCGGTCTGGTCGGCCTGCTCGCCAGCCTGACGCTGGTCTTCCTGCCGATCTACTACGTCATGCCGCCGGTCGACGTCTCGATCAGGGAGGTGCTCCCGGGCGTCCTCTTCGCCGCCGTCGGGTGGACCGCCCTCCAGATCGGCTTCCAGTTCTACGCGTCGAGAGCCGGCCAGTACGAGGCGTACGGGGCCGTCGGCGGGATCCTCCTGCTTCTCACGTGGCTCTATCTGGCGGGCATCGTCATCCTGTTCGGTGCCGTCGTCAACGTCGTCTGGGCCGAGTCCGTCGCCGTGACCGAGGAGGGGGCCGCCGAACGGGTGGCCTGA
- a CDS encoding OBG GTPase family GTP-binding protein has protein sequence MGLEEEIREIEDEIANTPYNKSTEAHIGRLKSKLAEKKEKFEKQQSGSGGGGGYSVEKHGDATVALVGFPSVGKSSLLNSLTNAESETGSYEFTTLDVNPGMLNHRGANIQLLDVPGLIEGAATGKGDGKQVLAVVRNADLIVFVLSVFEIDQYDRLQEELYNINIRVDEEPPRVTVRPKIKDGIKITSSADQELDEETIKDVLRDQGYVNAVLNLQETLTIDRLIDGLMENREYIPSITCVNKVDLIEPNYKETVDEQLSERDLDPEEVTFISAEAEKGLDVLKDRIWEKLDLIRVYMDKPGRGVDWEEPLVVERGTTIGEAIEKLGGEMEERFRFARISGPSATHDEQQVGTDHVLEDEDVLKLILRR, from the coding sequence ATGGGGCTCGAGGAGGAGATCCGCGAGATCGAAGACGAAATCGCCAACACGCCCTACAACAAGTCGACGGAGGCCCACATCGGCCGGCTGAAGTCGAAGCTCGCGGAGAAAAAGGAGAAGTTCGAGAAACAGCAGTCCGGCTCCGGTGGCGGCGGAGGCTACTCGGTCGAGAAACACGGCGACGCGACCGTCGCGCTGGTCGGCTTCCCGAGCGTCGGGAAGTCCTCACTCCTGAACTCGCTGACCAACGCCGAGAGCGAGACCGGCTCCTACGAGTTCACCACGCTGGACGTCAACCCCGGGATGCTGAACCACCGCGGCGCCAACATCCAGTTGCTCGACGTCCCCGGGCTGATCGAGGGCGCGGCAACCGGCAAGGGTGACGGCAAGCAGGTGCTGGCCGTCGTCCGAAACGCCGACCTGATCGTCTTCGTCCTCTCGGTGTTCGAGATCGACCAGTACGACCGCCTCCAGGAGGAGCTGTACAACATCAACATCCGCGTCGACGAGGAACCGCCGCGAGTGACGGTCCGCCCGAAGATCAAAGACGGCATCAAGATCACCTCGAGCGCCGACCAGGAACTCGACGAGGAGACGATCAAGGACGTCCTGCGCGACCAGGGCTACGTCAACGCCGTGCTCAACCTCCAGGAGACCCTCACCATCGATCGGCTCATCGACGGCCTGATGGAAAACCGTGAGTACATCCCCTCGATCACCTGCGTGAACAAGGTCGATCTGATCGAACCCAACTACAAGGAAACCGTCGACGAGCAACTCAGCGAGCGCGACCTGGACCCCGAGGAAGTCACGTTCATCAGCGCGGAGGCGGAGAAAGGGCTGGACGTCCTCAAAGACCGCATCTGGGAGAAACTCGACCTCATTCGGGTCTACATGGACAAACCCGGCCGCGGCGTCGACTGGGAAGAACCGCTCGTCGTCGAACGGGGCACCACCATCGGCGAAGCCATCGAGAAACTCGGCGGCGAGATGGAGGAGCGATTTCGCTTCGCCCGCATCTCCGGGCCGAGCGCCACCCACGACGAACAGCAGGTCGGCACCGACCACGTCCTCGAAGACGAAGACGTCCTGAAACTCATTCTACGACGGTAA
- a CDS encoding nitrous oxide reductase accessory protein NosL, with amino-acid sequence MDRRAYLAATGICGLALAPGCLGGADRDSEPTDDQFYNAVNVSIVDHPVTEPVSFSDSHRCPVCNMRPVDYRTWASQLAHADGTGLFFETPGCLLAYRAVGHSHPTDAPIERVWFTDYGTNELFDAADGYLVGETAVETQDEPMSGSPVPFATRERAAAYVDDADHLGTDAILTLDDVGDDLARFYRGMRMPDPTPSVTGSGSFSGPIDSRIHNRD; translated from the coding sequence ATGGACCGGCGCGCCTATCTCGCGGCCACGGGAATATGCGGACTCGCACTCGCTCCCGGCTGTCTCGGCGGTGCGGACCGCGACTCGGAGCCGACCGATGACCAGTTCTACAACGCCGTGAACGTCTCGATCGTCGATCACCCGGTGACCGAGCCCGTTTCCTTCTCTGACTCACACCGCTGTCCCGTCTGCAATATGCGGCCGGTCGACTACCGGACCTGGGCGTCGCAACTGGCCCACGCCGACGGGACGGGTCTCTTCTTCGAGACGCCGGGATGCCTGCTCGCCTACCGGGCGGTCGGCCACTCGCACCCGACGGACGCACCCATCGAGCGGGTCTGGTTCACAGACTACGGAACGAACGAGTTGTTCGACGCCGCCGACGGCTACCTCGTCGGGGAGACGGCCGTCGAAACCCAGGACGAACCGATGTCGGGCAGCCCGGTTCCGTTCGCCACCCGCGAGCGTGCCGCGGCGTACGTCGACGACGCTGACCATCTCGGCACGGATGCGATCCTCACACTCGACGACGTGGGGGACGATCTCGCACGGTTCTATCGCGGCATGCGGATGCCTGACCCTACACCGTCGGTGACCGGGTCCGGATCTTTTTCAGGGCCGATTGACTCGCGCATTCACAATCGCGACTGA
- a CDS encoding CAP domain-containing protein has translation MAADPTVEAMDTRSDSDRNSATGPPADRALLGLVRFVLTVLVLAGLVFATVTVAPQFVDEVVYQQSAIETDAPPAAGDHNPSLQHADNPGNSTYEGVATVRSEHVEDYVHYRINDIRAEHGLDPLIWDGTIASVARAHSEDMADREYFAHDNPDGQSPKDRFETTADYCYGYGENIAQNWADRRVETHDGGTAQYRTAEELADGLAEQWMNSPPHRKAILTEGWDRGGVGVYITEGGKVFATHNFCTEW, from the coding sequence ATGGCCGCCGATCCAACGGTCGAGGCGATGGACACGCGGTCTGACTCCGACCGAAATTCCGCGACAGGGCCGCCAGCGGACCGGGCACTGCTTGGGTTGGTCCGGTTCGTGCTGACGGTGCTCGTGCTCGCCGGGCTGGTCTTCGCGACCGTCACCGTCGCGCCGCAGTTCGTCGACGAGGTCGTCTACCAACAGAGCGCGATCGAAACCGACGCGCCGCCCGCGGCGGGTGACCACAATCCGTCGCTCCAGCACGCCGACAACCCGGGGAACTCGACCTACGAGGGGGTGGCGACGGTCAGGAGCGAGCACGTCGAGGACTACGTCCACTATCGGATCAACGACATTCGGGCCGAACACGGCCTCGATCCGCTCATCTGGGACGGGACGATCGCGTCGGTCGCGCGGGCACACAGCGAAGACATGGCCGATCGGGAGTACTTCGCTCACGACAACCCGGACGGGCAGAGTCCGAAGGACCGATTCGAGACGACCGCGGACTACTGTTACGGGTACGGCGAAAACATCGCCCAGAACTGGGCCGATAGACGGGTCGAAACCCACGACGGTGGTACCGCCCAGTACCGGACAGCCGAGGAACTGGCCGACGGCCTCGCAGAACAGTGGATGAACTCACCGCCTCATCGGAAGGCGATCCTCACCGAGGGCTGGGATCGCGGCGGGGTCGGCGTCTACATCACGGAGGGAGGGAAAGTCTTTGCCACGCACAACTTCTGCACCGAGTGGTGA
- a CDS encoding lycopene cyclase domain-containing protein: protein MVSPVTGVTRFVRAAVGDESERVRPDIGVFGRFTYLVTELFWGTIAFVALRRTGSLRRAARTIVALYPIAYVWDRYTLSVGVFSIELRTGVDVAGIPVEEHLFMVVVPGLVLAIDGLVHERQSGAE, encoded by the coding sequence ATGGTGTCACCCGTTACCGGCGTCACTCGGTTCGTCAGGGCGGCCGTCGGCGACGAGAGCGAGCGTGTCCGTCCGGATATCGGTGTTTTCGGTCGCTTCACGTACCTCGTCACCGAACTGTTCTGGGGGACGATCGCGTTCGTCGCACTTCGGCGGACCGGCTCCCTGAGACGAGCGGCACGGACCATCGTCGCGCTCTATCCGATCGCGTACGTCTGGGATCGATACACCCTCTCCGTCGGCGTCTTCAGCATCGAGCTACGAACGGGCGTGGACGTCGCCGGCATTCCCGTCGAAGAACACCTGTTCATGGTCGTCGTCCCCGGACTCGTACTGGCCATCGACGGGCTCGTTCACGAACGTCAGTCAGGTGCCGAGTGA
- a CDS encoding CBS domain-containing protein — protein MNIADIATRDHLEIDVGTRMGKVRAEFENGNPKGIIVTDDGEYEGVISERQVLQSHVEDDAKVAALLKPSRSAPAPTVDRDEDVRETARILIEGNAKIAPVFENGDLWGVITDDAVLEAVLENLSAITVADVYTAEPITVTEDDGVGKVINQLRENGISRLPVRNENGYLTGMVTTHDIADFVIRENERMTQGDRVGDNERMLDVPVYDIMNSPVETIESAATVQTAVETMLEFDYAGLVVTPADDERQIDGVITKTDVLRALTYTEEEQMDVQITNISQLGSMSRADVVESIESVVDKYAKMQVQHAHVRFHEHKEKLRGQPLIRCQIRLRTNKGQLAGSGEGYGADSAFRVALDKLERNVLELKGITSDEEYRGQLLRKLNEI, from the coding sequence ATGAATATTGCAGATATTGCGACCCGTGACCACCTCGAGATCGACGTCGGGACGCGCATGGGGAAAGTCAGAGCGGAGTTCGAGAACGGCAACCCCAAAGGGATCATCGTCACCGACGACGGGGAGTACGAGGGCGTCATCAGTGAACGCCAGGTGCTCCAGAGCCACGTCGAGGACGACGCGAAGGTCGCTGCGTTGCTCAAGCCGAGTCGATCGGCGCCGGCCCCGACGGTCGATCGCGACGAAGACGTGCGTGAGACCGCCCGGATCCTCATCGAGGGCAACGCGAAGATCGCCCCCGTGTTCGAAAACGGCGATCTCTGGGGCGTCATCACCGACGACGCCGTCCTCGAGGCTGTCCTCGAGAACCTGTCGGCGATCACCGTCGCGGACGTCTACACCGCCGAGCCGATCACGGTGACCGAGGACGACGGCGTCGGGAAGGTAATCAACCAGCTTCGCGAGAACGGCATCTCCAGACTTCCCGTTCGGAACGAGAACGGCTACCTGACGGGAATGGTCACGACCCACGACATCGCCGACTTCGTCATCCGGGAGAACGAACGGATGACCCAGGGCGACCGAGTCGGCGACAACGAGCGCATGCTCGACGTCCCGGTCTACGACATCATGAACAGCCCCGTCGAGACGATCGAGTCCGCCGCGACCGTCCAGACGGCCGTCGAGACCATGCTCGAGTTCGACTACGCGGGGCTCGTGGTGACGCCGGCGGACGACGAGCGACAGATCGACGGCGTGATCACCAAGACGGACGTCCTCCGCGCGCTCACCTACACCGAAGAAGAACAGATGGACGTCCAGATCACGAACATCTCCCAGCTGGGCTCGATGAGTCGGGCCGACGTCGTCGAAAGCATCGAGTCGGTCGTCGACAAGTACGCCAAGATGCAGGTCCAGCACGCCCACGTCCGCTTCCACGAGCACAAGGAGAAACTCCGCGGCCAGCCCCTGATTCGCTGTCAGATCCGACTCCGGACGAACAAGGGCCAGCTCGCGGGCTCCGGCGAGGGCTACGGCGCCGACAGCGCCTTCCGCGTCGCACTGGACAAGCTCGAACGGAACGTCCTCGAGCTGAAAGGAATCACGAGCGACGAGGAGTACCGCGGCCAGCTTCTCCGGAAGTTGAACGAAATCTGA
- a CDS encoding VNG_1110C family protein, which yields MPSASMLRDSTQIVIRRATLDDLDVQLDERFTVTVVAESDEHYRIIGSPVEIKDVTEFLSTRGVNLR from the coding sequence ATGCCCAGTGCGTCGATGCTGCGCGACAGCACGCAAATCGTCATCCGGAGGGCCACCCTCGACGATCTGGACGTGCAGCTCGACGAGCGGTTCACGGTCACCGTCGTCGCCGAGTCCGACGAGCACTACCGGATCATCGGGAGTCCGGTCGAGATCAAGGACGTGACCGAGTTTCTCTCGACCCGCGGCGTCAACCTTCGGTAG
- the radB gene encoding DNA repair and recombination protein RadB — translation MNDAAISTGCAPVDDLLGGGFERGAVTQLYGPPAAGKTNLALSGAVEAAADGGTAVYIDTEGLSVERFEQLLTARVDGDADDIANAESIASQIVIEDALDFAEQAEAVRDVEEFAERADLIVLDSATGFYRLERAGDAEAGDALRQVTSQVTHLLSLARKHDIAVVITNQVFTDPDSDRTRPLGGNTLEHWTGAILRIDRFRGGNRRATLEKHRAKPAGESVQFAITDEGLTGSDQQV, via the coding sequence GTGAACGACGCCGCGATCTCGACGGGGTGTGCGCCGGTCGACGACCTGCTGGGCGGTGGGTTCGAACGCGGAGCCGTCACGCAACTGTACGGTCCACCGGCGGCTGGAAAGACGAACCTCGCCCTCTCCGGCGCCGTCGAGGCCGCTGCGGACGGCGGCACGGCGGTGTACATCGACACTGAGGGGCTCTCGGTCGAGCGCTTCGAACAGTTGCTCACCGCCCGTGTCGACGGTGACGCCGACGACATCGCGAACGCGGAGTCGATCGCCTCCCAGATCGTCATCGAGGACGCGCTCGATTTCGCCGAACAGGCAGAAGCCGTCCGCGACGTCGAGGAGTTCGCCGAACGGGCTGACCTAATCGTCCTCGACAGCGCGACCGGTTTCTATCGCCTCGAACGCGCCGGCGATGCCGAAGCCGGTGACGCACTCCGGCAGGTGACCAGCCAGGTGACACACCTGCTCTCGCTCGCTCGCAAGCACGACATCGCCGTCGTGATCACCAACCAGGTGTTCACCGATCCCGACTCGGATCGAACCCGCCCGCTCGGCGGTAACACCCTGGAACACTGGACCGGTGCCATCCTCCGGATCGATCGTTTCCGCGGTGGGAACCGGCGCGCGACGCTCGAGAAACACCGGGCGAAGCCGGCGGGTGAGTCCGTCCAGTTCGCGATCACGGACGAGGGCCTCACGGGGAGCGACCAGCAGGTGTGA
- a CDS encoding succinic semialdehyde dehydrogenase, producing MTSSMGSTPVSDTGLSSARLERLADRVGGSTGRADGSTEHQSIAVRTPISDEAIGTIPAYESADVAAAVERARRAQSSWAAMPVEDRAAVIERFGDLVAANRDELLDIVQLETGKARHHALEEVVDVPLTCSYYASAGPGAIADDRRSAPIPIASSATVTRDPVGVVGVISPWNYPLTLSMTDAIPALLAGNVVVCKPDAKTPYIALALSELLEEAGLPADVFQIVTGEGATVGPALIDAVDYVAFTGSTETGRIVAEQAGRNLIDCSLELGGKNPMIVLDDADVGMAARGAVKGAFTNAGQLCLAPERIYVDERRYEAFLDAFVGATRRLSMGLAFDYGPDVGSLIDETHLESVRGHVEDAVEDGASVVSGGRARPDVGPFCYEPTILTDVDPDDRVACEETFGPVVSVTPVAGVDEAIELANDTEYGLNASVWTGDRTRGKDVAREIDCGTVCVNDPYTIGWGSVDAPMGGFGDSGLGRRHGPEGITRFTEARTIATSRVGPLDAPPGVPTWLFARAFTGLSAVQRRLTRWLS from the coding sequence ATGACCAGTTCGATGGGTTCGACGCCGGTATCCGACACTGGACTGTCGTCGGCGCGTCTCGAGCGACTCGCCGATCGCGTCGGGGGGTCGACGGGACGCGCAGACGGGTCGACGGAGCACCAGTCGATCGCCGTCCGGACGCCGATCTCGGACGAGGCGATCGGGACGATTCCGGCGTACGAGTCGGCCGACGTTGCGGCGGCGGTCGAGCGCGCTCGCCGTGCCCAGTCGTCGTGGGCGGCGATGCCGGTCGAGGACCGGGCGGCCGTGATCGAACGCTTCGGGGACCTCGTCGCCGCCAACCGCGACGAGTTGCTCGACATCGTCCAGCTCGAGACGGGCAAGGCGCGCCACCACGCGTTAGAGGAGGTCGTCGACGTCCCGCTGACGTGCTCGTACTACGCCTCGGCGGGTCCGGGCGCCATCGCCGACGACCGGCGATCGGCGCCGATCCCGATCGCATCCTCGGCGACCGTCACTCGTGACCCCGTCGGCGTCGTCGGCGTCATCTCCCCGTGGAACTACCCGCTGACGCTCTCGATGACCGACGCGATTCCGGCGTTGCTCGCGGGCAACGTCGTCGTTTGCAAGCCCGACGCGAAGACTCCCTACATCGCCCTCGCCCTCTCGGAACTCCTCGAGGAGGCCGGCCTGCCGGCCGACGTCTTCCAGATCGTCACCGGCGAGGGGGCCACCGTAGGGCCGGCGCTGATCGACGCGGTCGACTACGTGGCGTTCACCGGCAGCACGGAGACTGGCCGCATCGTCGCGGAGCAGGCGGGTCGCAACCTGATCGATTGCTCGCTCGAACTCGGCGGGAAGAACCCGATGATCGTGCTGGACGACGCGGACGTCGGGATGGCGGCCCGGGGCGCCGTGAAGGGTGCGTTCACGAACGCGGGGCAGCTCTGTCTGGCACCCGAGCGGATCTACGTCGACGAGCGCCGATACGAGGCCTTCCTCGACGCGTTCGTCGGGGCGACTCGTCGTCTCTCGATGGGGCTCGCGTTCGACTACGGGCCGGACGTCGGCTCGCTCATCGACGAGACTCACCTCGAATCCGTCAGGGGCCACGTCGAGGACGCGGTCGAGGACGGGGCGTCCGTCGTCTCGGGCGGGCGGGCACGGCCGGACGTCGGTCCGTTCTGCTACGAACCGACGATCCTCACGGACGTCGACCCCGACGACCGCGTCGCGTGCGAGGAGACTTTCGGGCCGGTCGTCTCTGTCACGCCCGTCGCCGGTGTCGACGAGGCGATCGAACTGGCCAACGACACGGAGTACGGGTTGAACGCGAGCGTGTGGACGGGCGACCGCACTCGTGGGAAGGATGTCGCCCGAGAGATCGACTGCGGCACCGTCTGCGTGAACGACCCCTACACGATCGGGTGGGGTTCCGTCGACGCGCCGATGGGCGGCTTCGGCGACTCCGGACTCGGCCGACGACACGGTCCCGAGGGCATCACCCGCTTTACGGAGGCGCGCACGATCGCCACCTCGCGTGTCGGGCCGCTCGACGCCCCGCCGGGCGTCCCGACCTGGCTGTTCGCCCGCGCGTTCACCGGCCTCTCCGCCGTCCAGCGCCGCCTCACGCGGTGGTTGTCGTGA
- a CDS encoding HAD family hydrolase — protein MLALVFDLDGTLVQFDRPYDDLLHAAFESVTEDVPEAWMETYNETFFDHFRACTPAPVARTAAELEGCPDPTAVADALLAQEVDATQAIDAHRAELERLADTHQIGVLTNGLPAWQRQKLEATGLEPSVDAFVASYEAGAHKPDVAPYRLLEERLDASRYAMIGDAATDIEGAKTAGWGTYRYDGGDFAELPDAIEWDR, from the coding sequence ATGCTGGCACTCGTGTTCGATCTGGATGGGACGCTCGTTCAGTTCGACAGACCATACGACGACCTGCTGCACGCTGCGTTCGAATCCGTTACCGAGGACGTCCCCGAGGCGTGGATGGAGACGTACAACGAGACGTTCTTCGATCACTTTCGGGCGTGTACGCCAGCGCCCGTCGCGCGCACGGCGGCCGAACTCGAGGGCTGTCCCGACCCGACGGCCGTCGCCGACGCCCTGTTGGCCCAGGAGGTCGACGCCACGCAGGCAATCGACGCCCATCGGGCCGAATTGGAACGACTGGCCGACACCCATCAGATCGGCGTGCTCACGAACGGGCTGCCCGCGTGGCAGCGACAGAAACTGGAAGCCACCGGGCTGGAGCCGTCCGTCGACGCGTTCGTCGCCTCCTACGAAGCCGGGGCACACAAACCGGACGTTGCACCGTACCGACTCCTAGAGGAGCGTCTCGACGCCTCGCGGTACGCGATGATCGGCGACGCCGCGACCGATATCGAGGGAGCGAAGACGGCCGGCTGGGGGACGTATCGCTACGACGGCGGCGACTTCGCCGAGCTTCCTGACGCGATCGAGTGGGACAGGTGA
- a CDS encoding SDR family oxidoreductase, which yields MVVVSDPAVFVTGFPGFLGSALVERLLARGDGPIACLVQPHHAEAARDRADEIVAEIDGVGNNEDTAGDDGGDADAIRLYEGDITDPDLGLGDAVDDLASVSEVYHLAAVYDLGVEAALAEAVNVRGTEHVLSFAESLDVERFHYVSTCYVSGRYDGVFTPDHLQEGQSFNNHYEETKYRAEVAVQERMAEGFPATIYRPAIVVGDSRTGETEKFDGPYNLVRLLLAQPRWFSATFSLPNSSDAELNVVPRDFVVDAIAHLSAREDAVGEVYQLCDPAPLSVPRFVDTLAAATGHRTVRLPTPKSVAVGAMEAVGRLGIDTDPYTLDYLDHPTRYACPNTTRALADSDISVPPFESYADRLVTFVREHPDIRDEPMI from the coding sequence GTGGTTGTCGTGAGCGATCCGGCCGTCTTCGTCACCGGCTTCCCGGGCTTTCTTGGGTCGGCGCTGGTCGAACGCCTGCTCGCCCGCGGCGACGGCCCGATCGCCTGTCTGGTCCAGCCCCACCACGCCGAGGCCGCTCGTGATCGGGCAGACGAGATCGTGGCCGAAATCGACGGTGTGGGCAACAACGAGGACACCGCTGGAGATGACGGTGGGGACGCCGACGCGATCCGTCTCTACGAGGGTGACATCACCGACCCGGATCTCGGACTCGGCGACGCCGTCGACGACCTCGCCAGTGTCTCCGAGGTCTACCACCTGGCGGCGGTCTACGATCTCGGCGTCGAGGCTGCTCTGGCGGAGGCCGTGAACGTCCGTGGGACCGAGCACGTCCTCTCGTTCGCCGAGTCGCTCGACGTCGAGCGCTTTCACTACGTCAGCACCTGTTACGTCAGCGGCCGGTACGACGGCGTGTTCACCCCGGACCACCTCCAGGAGGGCCAGTCGTTCAACAACCACTACGAGGAGACGAAGTATCGCGCCGAGGTCGCCGTCCAGGAGCGCATGGCCGAGGGCTTCCCGGCGACGATCTACCGCCCCGCTATCGTCGTCGGGGACAGTCGTACAGGCGAGACGGAGAAATTCGACGGCCCCTACAACCTCGTTCGGCTGCTCCTCGCCCAGCCGCGCTGGTTCTCGGCGACCTTCTCCCTGCCGAACTCCAGCGACGCCGAACTGAACGTCGTCCCGCGCGACTTCGTCGTCGACGCCATCGCCCATCTCAGCGCCCGCGAGGACGCCGTCGGCGAGGTCTACCAGCTTTGTGATCCCGCACCCCTGTCCGTCCCGCGATTCGTCGACACCCTGGCGGCGGCGACGGGTCACCGGACGGTCCGCCTTCCGACGCCGAAATCGGTCGCGGTGGGCGCGATGGAGGCCGTCGGCCGCCTCGGGATCGACACAGACCCGTACACCCTCGACTACCTCGATCACCCGACGCGCTACGCCTGCCCGAACACCACGCGGGCGCTCGCGGACAGCGACATTTCGGTCCCGCCGTTCGAATCCTACGCGGATCGACTCGTCACCTTCGTACGCGAACACCCGGATATCCGGGACGAGCCGATGATCTAA